A genomic window from Periophthalmus magnuspinnatus isolate fPerMag1 chromosome 16, fPerMag1.2.pri, whole genome shotgun sequence includes:
- the LOC129456966 gene encoding cortexin domain-containing 1 protein-like translates to MDPPTVPSTRLEVDVDLGFVLFFFSLLCFFLLVTIVRCAQMVLDPYSAISTTTYQEEQTEDS, encoded by the coding sequence ATGGACCCACCCACGGTTCCTTCAACCCGGTTAGAGGTAGACGTAGACCTgggatttgttttgttctttttctcgCTCCTCTGTTTCTTCTTGTTGGTGACCATAGTGCGCTGTGCCCAGATGGTGCTGGATCCTTACAGCGCTATCTCCACTACAACTTATCAAGAGGAGCAAACGGAGGACTCATGA